One Triticum dicoccoides isolate Atlit2015 ecotype Zavitan chromosome 5B, WEW_v2.0, whole genome shotgun sequence genomic window carries:
- the LOC119311429 gene encoding uncharacterized protein LOC119311429 — protein MADMRGMAEADERRERWREKRGREGDETPEEREGGGGHFNGLQRGAAPAAEPARPPRRQVATPLTALGSPFKPIQSQRLLPTSPNLAPLLHPSKHARLKAPRSSPATLSRRRRAACLVRVNVWTRGIGGLSKLTNYIALYYFLTNWLLQRLMEGSSDQRSQIVCFKFSVLELISSTLTCIRKPTDSHRRKAWILSCSDNDNLGVTCKNTTVQGFNQVQLFRLLTRDDIFSPTESAKDEPSQD, from the exons ATGGCTGACATGCGCGGCATGGCCGAAGCCGACGAGagaagagagagatggagagaaaagaGAGGACGGGAAGGAGACGAGACGCCAGAGGAGAGAGAAGGGGGTGGTGGTCACTTCAACGGGCTGCAGCGCGGCGCCGCCCCGGCCGCTGAGCCTGCCCGACCGCCCCGTCGCCAAGTCGCCACCCCACTGACTGCCCTGGGCTCGCCCTTTAAACCAATTCAGAGCCAGCGATTGTTGCCCACATCGCCGAACCTGGCTCCCCTTCTCCATCCCAGCAAGCACGCGCGCTTGAAGGCGCCCAGGAGCTCGCCGGCAACACTCAGCAGACGCAGGAGAGCTGCGTGCCTGGTGCGTGTGAATGTGTGGACGCGAGGCATTGGAGGCCTCAGCAAG TTAACAAATTATATTGCCCTGTACTACTTTTTAACAAATTGGCTCCTACAAAGACTAATGGAAGGATCATCAGACCAACGTAGTCAAATTGTCTGCTTCAAATTTTCGG TTTTGGAGCTGATCAGTAGCACGCTGACATGCATCAGGAAGCCGACGGACAGCCATCGTAGGAAGGCGTGGATCTTGAGCTGCAGCGACAACGACAACTTGGGCGTTACCTGCAAAAATACAACAGTTCAAGGGTTCAACCAAGT TCAACTATTCAGACTATTGACTAGGGACGATATTTTCAGTCCTACTGAGTCTGCAAAGGATGAGCCAAGCCAAGATTAA
- the LOC119311430 gene encoding uncharacterized protein LOC119311430 has protein sequence MRRRRRSSSNSAAMASQLGPPSPSLALAKDYPAATATTFTAISDDLLREIFVRLPSLPSLIRAALACRTFLRAVRSSRAFRRRFRALHPPLLLGNFTDPCRIAIPAFTPFRSRSDPDLAAVVRGSDFFFTRLPEVGDWAFNGCCSGYDFLHNENTDQIAAYNPLTQVLHIFPYPPQEACDPRYLDFRIIFSEEDRRSFRVVCVRRRRRRQRTLARFSVFSSDSRKWQSFSWVDTSLPQPGDDGGDKCLLSSYTATPVDEFDRLVYWKHKNQAYIVVLNPTTLQLSRIDLPPHLKDMDAVQFKLGQTKDGNLCMAFTDQFGANEGTLAVWFWRADGDGVDKWMPHKIFPLNKFVDFSMCSEEYAVTAQVTGVMDDFVHVSVYYQNTNCFLSFCLETEKVNKLFEYRLCVRPYIMPWPSSLVCNKEDLETKVTGDSMADGVPVGTEETPSVFVTALRSYKEALINGDVAKVAEIEAFLLYIEDEKKSLVAELTSARDCISRISAGIDDYKRREEIER, from the exons atgcgccgccgccgccgctcgagcTCGAACTCGGCAGCCATGGCCTCCCAACTAGGGCCACCGTCGCCGTCGCTGGCGCTGGCGAAGGATTATCCAGCGGCGACCGCCACCACCTTCACCGCCATCAGCGACGACCTCCTCCGCGAGATCTTCGTCCGCCTCCCCTCCCTCCCGAGCCTCATCCGCGCCGCCCTCGCCTGCCGCACCTTTCTCCGCGCCGTCCGTTCGTCCCGCGCCTTCCGCCGCCGCTTCCGGGCGCTCCACCCGCCACTGCTCCTTGGGAACTTCACCGACCCCTGCCGCATTGCCATCCCTGCCTTCACCCCCTTCCGAAGCCGCTCCGACCCCGACCTGGCCGCGGTCGTCCGCGGCTCCGATTTCTTCTTCACCCGCCTACCGGAGGTCGGCGACTGGGCGTTCAACGGCTGCTGCTCCGGCTACGACTTCCTCCACAACGAGAACACCGACCAGATCGCTGCCTACAACCCCCTCACGCAGGTGCTGCATATTTTCCCTTACCCGCCTCAGGAGGCCTGCGATCCCCGCTATCTTGATTTCCGCATCATCTTCTCGGAAGAGGACCGGAGGTCGTTCCGTGTGGTATGTGTTCGTCGCCGCAGGCGGCGGCAGAGGACGCTGGCTCGCTTCTCTGTCTTCTCATCAGACAGCAGAAAGTGGCAATCTTTCTCGTGGGTGGACACCTCACTGCCGCAGCCTGGGGATGATGGAGGTGATAAGTGCTTGCTCTCATCTTACACTGCTACGCCGGTGGATGAATTTGATAGATTAGTCTACTGGAAACACAAAAATCAAGCATATATAGTCGTCCTCAACCCTACGACGCTGCAGTTATCTCGAATCGATTTGCCGCCGCACTTGAAAGATATGGACGCCGTACAATTTAAGCTTGGTCAGACCAAGGATGGGAACCTCTGTATGGCTTTCACAGATCAGTTTGGTGCAAACGAGGGAACGCTCGCTGTTTGGTTTTGGAGAGCTGATGGTGATGGTGTTGATAAATGGATGCCGCACAAGATTTTCCCACTGAACAAATTTGTTGATTTCTCTATGTGTTCAGAAGAGTATGCTGTCACAGCGCAGGTTACCGGAGTCATGGATGATTTTGTGCACGTGTCTGTTTATTATCAGAATACCAATTGCTTCCTATCCTTTTGCCTGGAAACAGAGAAGGTCAACAAGCTCTTTGAATATAGACTTTGCGTCCGGCCCTACATCATGCCGTGGCCTTCTTCTTTGGTATGCAACAAG GAGGATTTAGAAACCAAGGTTACTGGAGACAGTATGGCGGATGGTGTCCCTGTGGGCACAGAAGAAACTCCCTCTGTTTTTGTCACAGCATTACGATCATATAAAGAAGCTCTGATTAATGGCGATGTGGCAAAAGTTGCAGAGATAGAGGCATTTCTACTTTATATTGAGGATGAGAAGAAGTCTCTAGTTGCAGAACTGACAAGTGCGAGAGATTGTATCTCGAGGATAAGTGCCGGCATTGATGACTACAAGAGAAGGGAAGAAATAGAGAGGTGA